The Lactobacillus sp. ESL0680 DNA segment TGGTGTTGCTTTTGCCGTGCCGATTGCTACTTCTTGGTACACCTGCATTGAATCACCAGAAACAATTTCACCATTTAACTTTTGTGCTAATTTGATAGCCAAACTGGTCTTGCCAATCGCTGTCGGCCCTACAATTGCTAGTACTTTTTGCATCTCGAATATCCTTTTTCCTAATAAAAGCAAAGAACATGTTTGCGCGAGTGCCCGAAACATGTTCTTCTAATTAATATTTAGATGTTTTTGTGCGACCATTCCACTCATCAAAACCATTTTTCAACCATTTAATTGAAGAAAACTTCTTCTTTTGCAAAAATCTGGCAGCTCGCAAAGTTACGGTTAATGAGTCAGAGTATAAATAAACCGGCAAATCGGCTCTAAGTTCGCTATATTGGTATTTAAGGGTGGTATAAGGCAAGTTACGTGCACCATCAATATGTTTTCTCTTAAATGGGGCTTTTTCACGTAAATCAACGATTTGGGCCTTTCTCATTCCCTTGTTAAATTCCTCATTGGTTAAGTCGCCGCTGCCGAGACGCTTAGTCTGGAACTTATTCCATAGCCAAACTGCAACAAAAGCAAGAATGACAACTACTAAGACAACATCCAAAATAATTAAAAAAGTTGACATTGATTTAACTCTTTTCTAAATAAACTTATAAGAACAATTTTACTACTAAATTATCCTAGCTTCTATGCTTTTCTTTCTCTTTGCGTTCTTCATGCTCATGTTCACGCCGCAAAATCATCTTCGCAATTAGGTAATCATGCTTGTCAATTAAGCGTGAACGATTAATATTGTCAAGTTCAAGCGCCATCAGCTCAATGTCCCAAATGCGTTTGCCAACATGCACAAGGACACCATATTTTTCAAGGAGCTGCTGAACATCATATAAGTTCTTCATTAGAATCTAATGACCATACCCATTCTAACAGCAGCAACTACATAAACTATGAGGACACAAGCAGCAACTACCCGCCACTTTTCAGAATATTTCTGCAAAGCACGATCACCTAAAATAATTGCTAGAAGTAAACCAGTGACAAAACCACCGATATGACCTTGAATATCAATATTGGTATCAAACAAATCAAGTCCAATATTAATCACTGCAAGCCAGAATGCCTGTTTACCCAAATAAACAAGTACTGGATTATCTCGATTACGCAAACCGATTGCCGTCATGGCACCCATCAGCCCAAAAAGTGCGGTCGAAGCACCAGCACTGATTGCTTGGTCGCTCCCCATTGCTAGACTTAACAAGTTGCCACCAATTCCAGACAACAAATAAACAATTAAAAAGCGCCAATGTCCCAAAATTTGTTCCATGTAGATGCCCAGATAATAAATCATTACAGCATTAGAAACAATATGCATAATTCCCATATGCAAGAATTGAGCGGTAAACAGGCGCCACCATTGACCGCCTGCCACTACAGCATAATTACTCATCGCGCCCATTTTGATTAAAACGCCAGAATTTTGTGAACCACCTAGGGCAGTTTCCATTAAAAAGACCACAAACAAAACAATTAAAATGGTCCATGTCATGTAACTATCTTTAAAACTTTGTTTTTGCATTATAGCCTCGCTAACTTACAAAACTGCATTGGGAGTAATAATCGTTTGCATTGGTACATCCGTTTGTTCAACGTCCCATGTAGTCTTATTAAAAATCATCTGTGAATTTACTAGAGCAACCGTCTTAGTTTGCTGATGTTTAGCTAAAAAGCGATCATAATATCCGCCGCCAAA contains these protein-coding regions:
- a CDS encoding rhodanese-like domain-containing protein, with the protein product MSTFLIILDVVLVVVILAFVAVWLWNKFQTKRLGSGDLTNEEFNKGMRKAQIVDLREKAPFKRKHIDGARNLPYTTLKYQYSELRADLPVYLYSDSLTVTLRAARFLQKKKFSSIKWLKNGFDEWNGRTKTSKY
- a CDS encoding YqgQ family protein, which encodes MKNLYDVQQLLEKYGVLVHVGKRIWDIELMALELDNINRSRLIDKHDYLIAKMILRREHEHEERKEKEKHRS
- a CDS encoding rhomboid family intramembrane serine protease, translated to MQKQSFKDSYMTWTILIVLFVVFLMETALGGSQNSGVLIKMGAMSNYAVVAGGQWWRLFTAQFLHMGIMHIVSNAVMIYYLGIYMEQILGHWRFLIVYLLSGIGGNLLSLAMGSDQAISAGASTALFGLMGAMTAIGLRNRDNPVLVYLGKQAFWLAVINIGLDLFDTNIDIQGHIGGFVTGLLLAIILGDRALQKYSEKWRVVAACVLIVYVVAAVRMGMVIRF